The Amycolatopsis japonica nucleotide sequence CACCGAGCAGCTCTGGACCGCGCAGGACTGGGACGGCCGCTTCGGGCTGCCCTTCCCGGCGTCGGACATCGGGTACGGGCATCGCCCCGAGGACGTCGACGCGGTCCGTGTCGGCTCCGCCGACCTGCTGACCGGGTACTACGACGCGGTGCACGAGGCGACGGCGGCCTGGGTCGCCGGACTCGGTGAGGCCGATCTCGACCGTATCGTCGACGAGGCGTGGGATCCGCCCGTCACCCTCGGGGTTCGCCTGGTCAGCGTGCTGTCCGACGATCTCCAGCACGCCGGGCAGGCGGCGTACGTCCGGGGGCTCGTACTCCGCGATACGTAGGCGAGGTGCCGCTCCACGACGGACGACGAGAGCCTCGCCCGCGGAAACACTGGTCGCATGAGTACTTCCACAGTGCGGCGACCGCTCACCCCGCGGTGGCGGAAACTCGTCCTCGTCGTCCATGTCGTTTCGTCACTCGGCTGGCTCGGGATCACCATGGTGAACGCGGTCCTGACCTTCACCTCCGTGTTCACCGACGACGCGCGGCGCCAGCACGCCGCCATCCTGATGATGGAGCAGATCGGCGGCTACCTGCTGCTGCCGGTCAGCCTGACCGCACTGGTCAGCGGGATCGTGCTCAGCGTCGGCACGAAATGGGGACTGATCCGGTACAAGTGGGTCGCGATCAAACTCGTGCTGACCCTGATCGCCGCCGGGCTGACGTTGTTCTCGCTGCTGCCGGGGATCAGGGAGCTGGCGGCCGCGGCCGAGTCCACTATGGACGGTGTGTTCGTGGAAGCGGGCCGTCGCGTGGACGGGTTCTATCCGATCATCGTGTCCACGACGATGTACGTGACCATGACCGTGCTGTCGGTCTACAAGCCGGGCGGCAAGACGCCGTACGGACGCCGTGTGACCGCCACGCGCGTTCGTGACCGGCAACCGGCCTAGAACTGCTCGAGGGCTTCGTCGATTCGTGCCGCCTCGGCGCGCAGATCGTCCAAGACGGTCTGCGCGGACGCGGTCTCGCCGTTCGCCGTCTCTTCCTCGAGTTCGGCGTCGGCGAGGCGCCGCCGGAGGTCGTTCGTCTTCTCCGTGACCTTCTCGGCCCGGCGTTCGGCGCGGGAAAGATCGATCTCGGCCTGCTTGCAGGCCTTCGCGAGATCGGCGGCCTCGCGCCGGAGCCGGTTGAACTCCGCTACCCGCTTCTGTTCGCGTTCGGCCTCTTCGCGGGCCTTGTCGATCCGCTCCTGTTCGGCCTTCTCGGCGGCCGCGCGTTTGGCCTTCCGCCGATCGTCCAAATGCGACACGGTGGCCGGCTTTTCGCGCTCAGGCGCGGGTTTCCGCTTCGGTTGCGGGGTGAAGCCGCTGGTCAGCCATTGGTCGCCGGTGCTGTCCGCGCCACTGCTCAGCCGTCCGGCGAGGGCGAGCGCCGCCACCTCGGGATCGGCCACGACGGCTTCGAGGGTGGCTTCGACGTCGCGGCTGACGGACTCGCTCATCGAACGTTCGTCCCGCAGGATCCGGTTCACCAGCTCCTGGCGCCGCTTGGCGAGTTTGCGCAGGTCTTCACCGGCCAGCGCCGAATGCGCCTTGCGGAGCTCGTCGCCCAGCTTGGCCAGTTCCGCCAGCTCGGGGGAGCCGGCACGGCGATTGAGGATCGTGGCGGCGAGCGTCGGTTTCCGCAGGGCGCGGATACGCTCGGCCAAGGCCGCGTCACCCGCCGCCTTGGCTTCTTTCGCCCGTTGGTTGCGCACCGCGACGAACTCGGCCGGATCGCCGGCGTAGAGCTCGTCCGCGACCTCGTCGAAGTCCATCGCCCTCCGCAGGTTCAGTGGCCGTACACGTCCGCCGATGATCCCACGAGACTCCGCGGCTTTCACCTTTTCGGAGTTACCCGGAGCCGGTCGGAGCAAGGGTGGATCGGCACTTTGGAGGTGGCGCGACCCGGACATCGGAACAACGATGAGCAGCGGGGGAAATCATCAGCCGCTGGAGGTACGAATGTCTGTGACCGAACGCGCTCCTGTTTCCCCTCAGACGAATTTCCTGGGCTCAGGCCCCTATCCGGAACACAAAGGGCGCATCGTCCTCTGGTCCGTCCTCATCGGCTTCGCGCTGACGGTGATCTGGTCGGCACCCTTTGTGGACAGTGTGATCGGCGACAGCGTCGCCAACACCCTCCTGGGACACGACGCCAAGGCGACCCCGATCGGCGGGGTGCTGGCCGGAACGTTCTTCGCCTTCGTTTCGGGTCTCGCCGGAACCTTCACCGCGTGCAACATCGCCGCTTTCGGTGCCGTCGCCCCGCTTGTCGGCGGCGGAACCGCCGGACGGCCCAAGTTCGCCCACACCTTGAAGCCGCTGGGCTGGATCGCGGCGGGAATGCTGACGGTTTCCGTGGTGTACGGCGTCATCGTGGCGCTCGTGGGCACCCGGATGCCGCAGTTCTCGACCGCTTCGTCGCCGGGCGGGCTCACGCCGCGGAACATCCAGTCGATGATCGTCTACGGCGTGATCGGGATCGTGTTCATCGTGCTGGGTCTGGCTTCCGTCGGTCTCGTCCGCAACCCGATCGCCGGTCTCACCCGCCGGTTCCCGCCCGCGCCGCTCGTCCTGATGGGGGCGCTCATCGGCGGGTTCCTGATCGGGAGGCCGTTCCCGCTGTTCCGGATGATGTTCCGCAGCGCGGCCGAAAGCCACAACGTCTTCTACGGCGCCGCCGCGTTCGCCCTGCAGTCGGTGGGCAACATCCTGGTGATGGCGCTGTTGTTCCTGGTGCTCACCCACGGCACGGGCGGGCGGCTGCAGCGATGGATGCTCGCGAAGCCCACCAGGATCGCCGTGGTGACCGGTGCCGCGTTGCTGGTCGCCGGCACGTTCACGCTGCTGTACTGGGACCTGCGGGTACTCGGCCGGACCGGCGTCATCTGGTATCCGACCATCAAGTGGTGAACAGCCGCGCCAGCACCTGCTCGACCGAGTCCTGAAGGCACCTCGCCGCGTCCTCCCGGCCGGCGAGGTGCCTCAGCAGACCTTGCTGGAACAGACCGTCGAAGAGCGCGTACGTCGTCGAGGGCGCGAAATCCGCCGGCTTGCCCAGCAGTTCCGCGTACCGGGACACGACCCGCCAGATCATCAGTTCGAGTGCCTCGTCGATGGCCAGCACCTCGGCCTGGAACAGTTTCTCGAACAGACTCTGGTTGCGCAGGTCGTACCAGAGCCTGTGCAACCGGGCGTTTTCACACAGCGTGGCAGCGGTCGCGGCACCGAATGCCGCCTTCAGTTCTTCGGCCGTCTCCGCGGTCTCGACCATCCGGTCGTACCGGGTGACGCATTCGGCCTTGTACTGCTTGACGCAGTAGGTGATCAGCTCGGCCTTGTTGCGGAAGTAGTAGTGCAGCACCCCGTGGGAGAACTCGGAGTTCTGCGCTATCTCCCGCAGGCTCGTGCGCGCGTAGCCCAGTTCGGACAACGTGACCAGCGCCGACATCGCCAGCTGCGCGCGTCGTTGGTCGAATCTGTCCACCTGGCGGGTTTTGTCACCATTGCGGTCCGCCACGTCGGTCACGATTCCCGGTTCCCGTCGCCTCGGGTGCCCGCCCGTCCACGAGCACGTCGTCGGATTCTAGACCGGGAAAGGGTTTTCTGGCGTCCGACAGAATTACTCGAGCCATTCGGTGATGAAATGGTCGCTTTCGTGGATGTGGACGGCTTCGTAGACTTCCGGGCCGATCACGGCGAACTTGTGCGGGGCCTCCGCCGGCACGACCAGGACGTCGCCCGCCCCGCCTTCGCGCTCGGAGTCGCCGATGGTGAACCTGGCCCGGCCGTGGATGATGACGAAGGTTTCGCGATACGGATGCTGGTGCAGCCTCGGTCCGGAACCGTCGACGTCGGTCCGTTCGCGGATGATCGAGACTCCGGAGCCGATGTCGCGGCCTTCGACGTTTTCCAGGGTTTCGGTGGTCATTCCGCCACTGTAACCCTGGTCGCGGGCACCGTGGTCCTATTCGCCGCGGTCGACCACGAACGCCGAAAGGCCGACGAGCAGCGCTCGGGCGGGCCGGTCGGGGAGGCTGAGCGCGAGGTCCTTCGCCTTGGCCGCGTACCCGTGTGCTTCGGCGAGGGCACGCATGACGCCGGCGGAGTCGCGCAAGAGCCCCAGCGCCTCCTGGCGGACCGCCGGATCGGGAACCGGCCCGTGCCCGATGATCTCGCGCAGGCGAGCCGCACCGGGCCCCTCGTCGTCGAGCGCGTGGAGCATCGGCAAGGTGACGATGCCTTCGCGGAGATCCGTGCCCGCGGACTTGCCGAGGTCGGTGGTGGACGCCGAGATGTCGAGGACGTCGTCGGAGATCTGGAACGCCACGCCGATCAGTTCGCCGTACTGGCCCAACGTTTCGATGGTCCGCTCGTCCGCGCCCGACACCTGTGCGCCGAGCCTGCCCGCCATCGCGATCAGCGACGCGGACTTGTCGGCCATCACCTGGATGTGGTGCTCGTACGGCGCGTGACGGCCACAGTCTTCGAACGGCCCTGTCGTCTCCAGGAACTGGCCGCGCACGAGCCTGCCGAACGTCTCCGCCTGCGAACGCAACGCGTAATCACCGAGCCCGGCCCCGACCCGCGCCGCGCAGGCGAGCACATAGTCTCCGAGCAAGACGGCCTTCTTGTTGCCCCACAAGGAGTTCGCGCTGGTGACCCCGTGCCGCATCGGCGCTTCGTCCATGACGTCGTCGTGGTAGAGCGTCGCCACGTGGACGAGCTCGACGAGCACGGCCGCGGAGATCGCCTCGTCCCGCCCGTCGCCGAACGCGGCTCCGGCCAACGCCATCAACGGGCGCAGCCTCTTCCCGCCCGCGCGGACGAGATGAGTGGCGGCTTCGGTGAGTTCCGGATGACCTGGGCTGCGCAACACCTCCTGAAGTCTTTCCTCGACCAGGGTGAGCCCGGTGCGGAGTTCGGCGGCGAACCGCATGTGCCGCTCGAGGGCCGGGTCCAGCCCGAGTTCCGTGACGATCGTGGTCGTGTTCACGCCCTCCAGCATCCGAGCCGGAGGCGCGCGACCGCCTGACGCGCGGGAGGGAGACCGCTCCCTCCCGAGAGGGAAAGCGCCCGGTCAGAAGGGCGGCTCCGGATTTCCGGCGGCCACCGGCGTTCGCTCCCACGCGCCGTCCGTCGGCGTGCCCGCCGAACTCCGGCCCGCCTTGTTGACCTTCGCCGTGGCATACCGCAACGACGGTCCGATCTCGTCGACGTCGAGCTCCACCACCGTGCGTTTCTCGCCGTCCTTGGTTTCGAACGATCGCTGTTTCAGCCTGCCCTGCACGATCACCCTGGTCCCCCTGGTGAGCGATTCGGCCAGGTTCTCCGCGGCCTGCTTCCAGAGCGCGCAGCGCAGGAACAGCGGGTCTCCGTCACGCCATTCCCCGCTCGCGCGGTCCAGGACGCGGGGCGTCGACGCGACCGTGAAGTTCGCTACCGCGGCTCCCGACGGGGTGAACTTCAGCTCCGGGTCGGTCGTCAGATTGCCGATCACCGTGAGCACCGTTTCTCCGGCCATGGGACTTCCTCCTCTGCTTCCGCGCGCGGCCCCGGACGGGCCCGCTGTCGCCTGGGAACAGGAGAGCACCGGGGTACGACAGTTTTCGGCGTCCCGCGGCGAACGGATGTCAGGAAAGGGTCGTTCAGGACGGAAAGTGTCCTGAACGACCCTTTCATGACATCCTGGCGGCCGAAACGCACTCGCCGAGCCGAGCGAGCCCTTCGTCGATGCGGTCGGAACCGACCAGCCCGTAACCGATCACCAGGCCGCCGCGCGTTCCTCCGTACGTGGACAGGCTTTCGACGGCTACCCCGGCCCGAGCCGCTTCGGTGACCGCACTGTCCACAGTGACCGTCGCTTGTGGAGAGACCGGCGCGCATAAATGGAGTCCGGCGCTGGACGAGACGACTTCCAGCACGTCACGCAATTCGTCGCGTACGAAGGCCAGGATCCGGTCCCGTCGTGCCGAATACTCCCGGGTGGCCTTGCGTACGTGCCGGGCGAGCAGTCCCTCGTCGATGAAACTCGCCAACGCCGACTGGGTGACGAGGTCGCCGTGCCAGTCCATGAGCTGCTTCGCCTGCCGCAGCGCCGGTCGCAGCGAGGCGGGTGCGACGAGGAAACCCAATCGCAGCAAGGGAAGCAGTGTCTTCGAGAAGGATCCGACGTAGAGCACCCTGCCGTCGTGGTCCAGGCTTTGGAGCGGTTCGAGCGGCCGATCCGAGAAGCGGTACTCGCTGTCGTAGTCGTCCTCGATGATCACCGCGTCGTTCCGTTCCGCCCACGCCAGCAACGCCGTCCTCCTGGCGAGTGACATCGGCGTGCCGAGCGGGAACTGGTGCGAGGGCGTCGTATAGATCAATCGAGTGCCCTTCACGAGCGCGGTGACGTCGAGACCCTCGGCGTCCACCGGCACCTTCGCGATCCGGGCTCCGTGGGCGGTGAAAAGCCGTTCGGCCGGGGGATAGCCGGGGTCTTCGACGGCGACACGCGTTCCGGGTTCGATCAGGACCCGGCCGATCAGGTCGAGTGCCTGTTGCGCGCCTTGGGTGACCAGGACGTCCTCGACGCCGGCTCGCACGGATCTGGCGGCGCCGATGTGCCGGGCGATCGCCACTCGCAACGCTTCGAGCCCGGCGGGATCGGCGTACCCCGATGGCGGAAGCAGCGACGGCCGGAGCGCCTGGCTGACCAGCCGTCGCCAGGTCCGCAACGGGAACAGGGCCGGATCCGGAGTGCCGACCCGGAAGTCGAACGCGGGCCGGTCATCGCCGGGAGGGTCCGGCAGCGAACTCCACCGCGCGACGGGCCGCACCCCGGTGCCCGCGGGCGCGGCGCGCTTCGAACGCGCCACGAAGCCGGGGCTGACGAAGGTCCCGCGTCCGACGTGGCTGTCGAGGAAGCCTTCGGCGGTGAGCCGTTCGTAGGCGACCGCGACGGTATTGCGCGAGACGTCGAGCTCGCGGGCCAGTTCCCGGGTCGGGGGCAGGCGTTCCCCGGCGCGCAGGCGTCCGTCGAGGATGCCGTCACGGAGCTGGCGGTAGATCCGGGCGGCCAGGTCGGTGTGGCCGTCGAGGCTGATGTGGAACGGCACGCGCCCGAGCCTATATTGGCCCAACGCGATTGGCTGATATTGGCGCTGGGATGTGGCCAATCCAGTGCCTAGTTTGGGCCTATGAAGCGACTGACCTCGGCCCAGCTGATCAGCTCCGTCGGCGACGGCGCCTACTA carries:
- a CDS encoding mycothiol transferase, giving the protein MKLAEVVADGFGRVQEVVHAAVEGLSADQLIASPAPGANTIAWLVWHLARVQDDHVADLMGTEQLWTAQDWDGRFGLPFPASDIGYGHRPEDVDAVRVGSADLLTGYYDAVHEATAAWVAGLGEADLDRIVDEAWDPPVTLGVRLVSVLSDDLQHAGQAAYVRGLVLRDT
- a CDS encoding TetR/AcrR family transcriptional regulator, giving the protein MTDVADRNGDKTRQVDRFDQRRAQLAMSALVTLSELGYARTSLREIAQNSEFSHGVLHYYFRNKAELITYCVKQYKAECVTRYDRMVETAETAEELKAAFGAATAATLCENARLHRLWYDLRNQSLFEKLFQAEVLAIDEALELMIWRVVSRYAELLGKPADFAPSTTYALFDGLFQQGLLRHLAGREDAARCLQDSVEQVLARLFTT
- a CDS encoding cupin domain-containing protein; the protein is MTTETLENVEGRDIGSGVSIIRERTDVDGSGPRLHQHPYRETFVIIHGRARFTIGDSEREGGAGDVLVVPAEAPHKFAVIGPEVYEAVHIHESDHFITEWLE
- a CDS encoding polyprenyl synthetase family protein, whose amino-acid sequence is MNTTTIVTELGLDPALERHMRFAAELRTGLTLVEERLQEVLRSPGHPELTEAATHLVRAGGKRLRPLMALAGAAFGDGRDEAISAAVLVELVHVATLYHDDVMDEAPMRHGVTSANSLWGNKKAVLLGDYVLACAARVGAGLGDYALRSQAETFGRLVRGQFLETTGPFEDCGRHAPYEHHIQVMADKSASLIAMAGRLGAQVSGADERTIETLGQYGELIGVAFQISDDVLDISASTTDLGKSAGTDLREGIVTLPMLHALDDEGPGAARLREIIGHGPVPDPAVRQEALGLLRDSAGVMRALAEAHGYAAKAKDLALSLPDRPARALLVGLSAFVVDRGE
- a CDS encoding single-stranded DNA-binding protein, which translates into the protein MAGETVLTVIGNLTTDPELKFTPSGAAVANFTVASTPRVLDRASGEWRDGDPLFLRCALWKQAAENLAESLTRGTRVIVQGRLKQRSFETKDGEKRTVVELDVDEIGPSLRYATAKVNKAGRSSAGTPTDGAWERTPVAAGNPEPPF
- the pdxR gene encoding MocR-like pyridoxine biosynthesis transcription factor PdxR → MPFHISLDGHTDLAARIYRQLRDGILDGRLRAGERLPPTRELARELDVSRNTVAVAYERLTAEGFLDSHVGRGTFVSPGFVARSKRAAPAGTGVRPVARWSSLPDPPGDDRPAFDFRVGTPDPALFPLRTWRRLVSQALRPSLLPPSGYADPAGLEALRVAIARHIGAARSVRAGVEDVLVTQGAQQALDLIGRVLIEPGTRVAVEDPGYPPAERLFTAHGARIAKVPVDAEGLDVTALVKGTRLIYTTPSHQFPLGTPMSLARRTALLAWAERNDAVIIEDDYDSEYRFSDRPLEPLQSLDHDGRVLYVGSFSKTLLPLLRLGFLVAPASLRPALRQAKQLMDWHGDLVTQSALASFIDEGLLARHVRKATREYSARRDRILAFVRDELRDVLEVVSSSAGLHLCAPVSPQATVTVDSAVTEAARAGVAVESLSTYGGTRGGLVIGYGLVGSDRIDEGLARLGECVSAARMS